Proteins encoded together in one Flavobacteriales bacterium window:
- the gmk gene encoding guanylate kinase, giving the protein MTSEGKCVICSAPSGAGKTTLVRHLLAMVPQLAFSVSATSRPRRANEVDGVDYHFLSPEVFRERITQDAFVEWEEVYPGRYYGTLRSEVERLWREGRHIAFDVDVVGGLNLKRRFGGRALALFIQPPSLEVLAERLSRRGTETTETLKVRVEKAAEELRAAPYFDAVVVNDDLDRACREAVERVRSFLEA; this is encoded by the coding sequence GTGACCAGCGAAGGCAAATGCGTCATCTGCTCGGCCCCTTCGGGTGCGGGCAAAACCACGTTGGTGCGCCACCTGCTGGCCATGGTGCCGCAGCTCGCTTTCTCGGTGTCCGCCACCAGCCGGCCGCGGCGCGCCAACGAAGTGGATGGGGTGGACTACCACTTCCTGAGCCCCGAGGTTTTTCGCGAGCGCATTACACAGGACGCGTTCGTGGAGTGGGAAGAGGTGTACCCGGGCCGGTACTACGGCACCCTGCGCAGTGAGGTGGAACGACTGTGGCGCGAAGGCCGGCACATCGCCTTCGACGTGGACGTGGTGGGCGGCCTCAACCTCAAGCGCCGGTTCGGGGGGCGGGCGCTTGCCTTGTTCATCCAGCCACCTTCGCTGGAGGTGCTGGCCGAGCGCCTGTCCCGGCGGGGTACGGAGACCACCGAGACCTTGAAGGTGCGGGTGGAGAAGGCGGCGGAGGAACTGCGCGCGGCCCCGTACTTCGATGCGGTGGTGGTGAACGACGACCTGGATCGTGCGTGCCGCGAAGCGGTGGAGCGGGTCCGCAGCTTCCTGGAGGCATGA
- a CDS encoding nucleoside deaminase produces the protein MIQVGGDEHWMRQALREAERAFSLDEVPVGAVVVCQDRIIAKAHNLTERLNDVTAHAEMQCITAAATHLGGKYLADCTLYVTLEPCVMCAGALRWSQLGRLVFGAFDEKAGYRRISGGLLHPKTQVTGGVLEPECADLMKAFFRKKRAL, from the coding sequence ATGATCCAGGTGGGCGGCGATGAGCACTGGATGCGGCAGGCCCTGCGCGAGGCCGAGCGGGCGTTCAGCCTGGACGAGGTGCCCGTGGGCGCGGTGGTGGTGTGTCAGGACCGCATCATCGCCAAGGCCCACAACCTCACCGAGCGGCTCAACGACGTGACGGCCCACGCCGAAATGCAATGCATCACCGCCGCGGCCACGCACCTGGGCGGCAAGTACCTCGCCGATTGCACGCTGTACGTCACCCTGGAGCCCTGCGTGATGTGCGCCGGGGCGCTGCGCTGGTCGCAGCTGGGGCGGCTGGTCTTCGGTGCGTTCGACGAGAAGGCCGGCTACCGGCGGATCAGCGGCGGCCTGCTGCATCCCAAGACCCAGGTGACCGGCGGTGTGCTGGAACCCGAGTGCGCCGACCTGATGAAGGCCTTCTTCCGGAAGAAGCGGGCGCTGTGA
- a CDS encoding YicC family protein, giving the protein MLRSMTGFGRAEGTVGERKASVELRSLNSKQLDLLVKLPAAHREREAELRAWLAERVVRGKVELFVNIDPVRAADRTGLDATVVKAQYDQLKALADAVAPGHSTDLLGIVLRQAEQSRPMDEPTDPAEWEALLALVHQAAEAFTGFRAEEGARLMEDLRSTVGRVAALLAEVEQLDAGRTDRVRDRLRSKVEELGVTMDRNRFEQELVYYLEKFDINEEKVRLKAHCAYFLETLAAPDQQGRKLGFIAQEMGREMNTIGSKANDAILQKLVVRMKDDLEKIKEQLLNVL; this is encoded by the coding sequence ATGCTGCGATCGATGACCGGCTTCGGCCGGGCGGAAGGCACGGTGGGTGAGCGCAAGGCGAGCGTGGAGCTGCGTTCGCTCAACAGCAAGCAGTTGGACCTGCTGGTGAAACTGCCGGCGGCGCATCGCGAGCGCGAGGCCGAGCTGCGCGCCTGGCTCGCCGAACGCGTGGTTCGGGGCAAGGTGGAGCTCTTCGTGAACATCGATCCCGTGCGTGCAGCGGACCGGACCGGCTTGGACGCCACCGTGGTGAAAGCTCAGTACGATCAGCTGAAAGCTCTGGCCGATGCGGTGGCCCCGGGGCACAGCACCGACCTGCTGGGCATCGTGCTCCGCCAGGCCGAGCAGTCGAGGCCCATGGACGAACCCACGGACCCCGCCGAATGGGAAGCGCTGCTGGCCCTGGTCCACCAGGCCGCCGAAGCGTTCACCGGCTTCCGTGCCGAGGAAGGTGCGCGCCTGATGGAGGACCTGCGCTCCACCGTGGGCCGGGTGGCAGCCCTCCTGGCCGAGGTGGAACAACTGGACGCCGGCCGGACCGACCGCGTGCGCGACCGGCTACGGAGCAAGGTCGAGGAGCTGGGTGTCACCATGGACCGGAACCGCTTCGAGCAGGAGCTTGTCTACTATTTGGAGAAGTTCGACATCAACGAGGAGAAGGTGCGCCTGAAGGCCCATTGCGCCTACTTCCTGGAGACCCTGGCGGCCCCCGACCAGCAGGGCCGCAAGCTGGGCTTCATCGCCCAGGAGATGGGGCGCGAGATGAACACCATCGGTTCCAAGGCCAACGATGCCATTCTCCAGAAGTTGGTGGTGCGCATGAAGGACGACCTGGAGAAGATCAAGGAACAACTGTTGAACGTGCTGTGA
- the recJ gene encoding single-stranded-DNA-specific exonuclease RecJ, translating to MSRPANIRWRLKPDPDPAAVAALTNDRCPAPLARVLAQRGISRPDEAAAFFRPDRRGLHDPFLMADMQRAVERIEQALGDGERIMVYGDYDVDGTTAVALVTSFLHRFTGHLSFYIPDRYAEGYGISTLGIDHAAREGVGLIIALDCGIKSVDKVAYAAEKGIDMIICDHHRPGGVLPAAVAVLDPKRDDCPYPYKELSGCGIGFKLMQGLASRNGIPFSELEALLDLVAVSTACDIVPVTGENRVLCAAGLERLNKDPRPGIKAMLEMANVKRTLTVTDLVFVLGPRINAAGRIEHGRQAVELLLAHDAAQAEQMSARIDKNNVERQGLDKETTRQALERIATDEFLQASWSTVVFDPGWHKGVIGIVASRLIEVHYRPTIVLTESNGKVAGSARSVKGFDVYEAISACSDLLEQFGGHTYAAGLTLDPKNLEPFRMRFEEVVRATLREEQRTPEEEVDAEITLLAINDRFVRVLHHMAPYGPGNMRPVFLTRGVVDKGRARIVGENHLKMNLADPKDPRRELDAIAFRQAHHLDLVRSGAPFSIIYTLEENTWNGRTTVQLNIKDIKPGTADLLVNEPLASAVGEPA from the coding sequence ATGAGCCGACCCGCGAACATCCGTTGGCGCTTGAAGCCCGACCCGGACCCGGCGGCCGTGGCCGCATTGACCAACGACCGCTGTCCCGCGCCGCTGGCCCGGGTGCTCGCCCAGCGCGGCATCAGCCGCCCTGACGAGGCCGCCGCGTTCTTCCGTCCCGACCGGCGCGGGCTGCACGACCCCTTCCTGATGGCCGACATGCAGCGGGCCGTGGAACGCATCGAACAGGCGCTGGGTGATGGGGAGCGCATCATGGTCTATGGCGACTACGATGTGGACGGCACCACGGCCGTGGCTCTGGTCACCAGCTTCCTCCATCGCTTCACGGGCCACCTCTCCTTCTACATCCCGGACCGCTACGCCGAAGGGTATGGCATCTCCACCCTGGGCATCGATCACGCTGCGCGCGAAGGCGTGGGGCTGATCATCGCCCTGGACTGTGGCATCAAGTCGGTGGACAAGGTGGCCTACGCCGCGGAGAAAGGCATCGACATGATCATCTGCGACCACCACCGGCCGGGCGGGGTGCTCCCAGCGGCTGTGGCGGTGCTGGACCCCAAGCGGGACGATTGTCCGTACCCCTACAAGGAGCTCAGCGGCTGCGGCATCGGCTTCAAGCTCATGCAGGGTCTGGCCTCCCGCAACGGCATCCCCTTCAGCGAGCTGGAGGCCCTGCTCGACCTGGTGGCCGTGAGCACGGCATGCGACATCGTGCCGGTGACCGGAGAGAACCGGGTGCTGTGCGCCGCAGGGTTGGAGCGACTGAACAAGGATCCCCGGCCGGGCATCAAGGCCATGCTGGAGATGGCCAACGTGAAGCGGACCCTCACGGTCACCGACCTGGTCTTCGTGCTGGGCCCGCGCATCAACGCGGCGGGCCGCATCGAACATGGGCGGCAGGCCGTGGAGCTGCTGCTGGCCCACGATGCCGCGCAGGCCGAACAGATGAGCGCCCGCATCGACAAGAACAACGTGGAGCGCCAGGGCCTCGACAAGGAGACCACCCGCCAGGCGTTGGAGCGCATCGCCACCGATGAGTTCCTGCAGGCCTCGTGGAGCACGGTGGTGTTCGACCCGGGATGGCACAAGGGCGTCATCGGCATCGTGGCCTCGCGCCTCATCGAGGTGCACTACCGACCCACCATCGTGCTCACCGAGAGCAACGGCAAAGTGGCCGGCTCGGCGCGCAGCGTGAAGGGATTCGATGTGTACGAGGCCATCAGCGCCTGCAGCGACCTGCTGGAGCAGTTCGGCGGCCACACCTACGCGGCGGGGCTGACGCTCGACCCGAAGAACCTGGAGCCCTTCAGGATGCGTTTCGAGGAAGTGGTGCGCGCCACGCTGCGCGAGGAGCAGCGCACGCCCGAGGAGGAGGTCGATGCCGAGATCACCCTGCTGGCCATCAACGACCGCTTCGTGCGGGTGCTCCACCACATGGCGCCCTACGGTCCGGGCAACATGCGACCGGTCTTCCTCACCCGTGGGGTGGTGGACAAGGGGCGGGCGCGGATCGTGGGCGAGAACCACCTGAAGATGAACCTGGCCGACCCCAAGGACCCGCGCCGGGAGCTCGATGCCATCGCCTTCCGTCAGGCCCACCACCTGGACCTGGTGCGATCGGGCGCGCCCTTCAGCATCATCTATACCCTGGAGGAGAACACGTGGAACGGCCGCACCACGGTGCAGCTCAACATCAAGGACATCAAGCCCGGAACAGCAGACCTGCTGGTGAACGAGCCGCTGGCCAGCGCCGTGGGCGAACCGGCCTGA
- a CDS encoding Omp28-related outer membrane protein: protein MRALYTLLAAAPLSALGQSLVSTQPELRTALLEDFTGIHCQYCPEGHTVAAAIEASAPDRVVIVGVHAGPYATPGTGEPDFRTQAGTDIDAHFTIAGYPAGVINRHLFNGADDLGRGQWEGAVNEILGLSSPVNLGVESSFDIGTRDLTVNVVAYYTDNSPSGNDFISVLLKESDIIGPQTSTGGNIPSYNHEHVLRAYITPTWGDEVTTTTAGTTVTRSYTYNVPVDFDIAHCEVVAFISEDQSEVYQVREVMADGGTTLLIGGLDGPATPYAAGTSGSSTAFGATFTNSLGADGAFTVTLASTDAPADWTSGFTVLGNSYTGTATVTFTNGSPAPIDITVQPGASAGVATYTLTVASVDEPNAPVLTELVHVISGVSDLVITNPQAEPHDPLYMAGLAAANQAGRAKTSRALFGGFADAAALTGVNNIYYNVSWTFPSLTDAVVAQLESFLDAGGNLMIAGQDIGWDQSGDPNAYGTAQTQAFYTTYMYADFVADGTTANSSVNFEDADAVFGGVPNSNINNVFQGNSYPEEITPIAPAVPILRYNNPSKIGGLRVQTATYKLVYFGVGPEQMTTASVGEQMVKLSHDWFYGLVSVDELDAAFGGSLWPVPADGELNVSLERPINAWQVIDAAGRAVLQPRAVTATDRLVVNVAGLANGTYTLVVTAADGRRAARSFSVAH from the coding sequence ATGAGAGCACTGTACACCTTGCTGGCGGCCGCCCCCTTGTCGGCCCTCGGCCAATCGCTTGTTTCCACCCAGCCGGAGCTGCGCACGGCCCTGCTGGAGGATTTTACCGGCATTCACTGCCAGTACTGCCCTGAGGGCCATACCGTGGCGGCGGCCATCGAGGCTTCCGCGCCGGACCGCGTGGTGATCGTGGGCGTACATGCCGGCCCGTACGCCACACCCGGTACCGGCGAGCCGGATTTCCGCACGCAGGCGGGCACCGACATCGATGCCCATTTCACCATCGCCGGCTATCCGGCGGGCGTGATCAACCGCCACCTGTTCAACGGCGCCGATGACCTGGGTCGTGGCCAGTGGGAAGGTGCCGTGAACGAGATCCTGGGCCTGAGCTCCCCGGTGAACCTCGGTGTGGAAAGCAGCTTCGACATCGGCACGCGGGACCTGACGGTGAACGTGGTGGCCTACTACACGGACAACAGCCCTTCGGGCAACGACTTCATCAGCGTGCTGCTGAAGGAGAGCGACATCATCGGCCCGCAGACCAGCACCGGAGGCAACATCCCCAGCTACAACCACGAGCATGTGCTGCGCGCCTACATCACGCCCACCTGGGGTGATGAGGTGACCACCACCACGGCCGGCACCACGGTCACGCGGTCGTACACCTACAACGTCCCGGTGGACTTCGACATCGCCCATTGCGAGGTGGTGGCGTTCATCAGCGAGGACCAGAGCGAGGTGTACCAGGTGCGTGAGGTGATGGCCGATGGCGGCACCACCCTGCTGATCGGCGGCCTTGACGGCCCGGCCACACCCTATGCCGCAGGGACCAGCGGTTCGTCCACCGCCTTCGGGGCCACGTTCACCAACTCCCTTGGCGCGGATGGAGCGTTCACGGTCACCCTGGCGAGCACCGATGCCCCGGCCGACTGGACCTCCGGTTTCACCGTGCTGGGCAACAGCTACACGGGCACGGCCACGGTGACCTTCACCAACGGCAGCCCCGCGCCCATCGACATCACCGTCCAACCTGGCGCCAGCGCTGGGGTGGCCACCTACACCCTCACGGTGGCCTCGGTGGATGAGCCGAACGCGCCGGTGCTCACCGAACTGGTCCACGTCATCAGCGGGGTCAGCGACCTGGTGATCACCAATCCGCAGGCCGAGCCGCACGACCCCCTCTACATGGCCGGACTGGCCGCGGCCAACCAGGCCGGACGGGCAAAGACCAGCCGCGCCCTGTTCGGGGGCTTCGCCGATGCCGCCGCGCTCACCGGGGTGAACAACATCTACTACAATGTCAGCTGGACCTTCCCGAGCCTCACCGACGCCGTGGTGGCCCAGTTGGAGTCGTTCCTCGACGCGGGCGGCAACCTGATGATCGCCGGTCAGGACATCGGCTGGGACCAGAGCGGCGACCCCAATGCTTACGGCACCGCGCAGACCCAGGCCTTCTACACCACCTATATGTACGCCGACTTCGTAGCGGACGGCACCACGGCCAACAGCTCGGTGAACTTCGAGGATGCCGACGCGGTGTTCGGCGGTGTGCCCAACTCGAACATCAACAACGTGTTCCAAGGGAACAGCTATCCGGAGGAGATCACCCCGATCGCACCGGCCGTGCCCATCCTGCGCTACAACAACCCCAGCAAGATCGGCGGCCTGCGTGTGCAAACGGCCACCTACAAGCTGGTCTATTTCGGTGTGGGTCCCGAGCAGATGACCACCGCGAGCGTGGGCGAACAGATGGTGAAGCTGAGCCACGACTGGTTCTATGGTCTGGTGAGCGTGGACGAGCTGGATGCCGCGTTCGGCGGATCGCTCTGGCCCGTGCCGGCGGATGGTGAGCTGAACGTGTCGCTGGAGCGTCCCATCAACGCCTGGCAGGTGATCGATGCCGCCGGTCGCGCCGTGCTGCAGCCGCGCGCCGTTACGGCCACGGACCGCCTTGTGGTGAACGTGGCCGGTCTGGCCAACGGCACTTACACCTTGGTGGTGACCGCGGCCGATGGTCGGCGCGCGGCGCGCAGTTTCTCCGTGGCGCACTGA
- a CDS encoding BrxA/BrxB family bacilliredoxin, with protein sequence MYPPELVAPMKSDLTSVGFEELKTPDQVDKALAQPGTVLCVVNSVCGCAAGAARPGVKMSLRGAKRPEKLVTVFAGVDTDATMQARKHFLPYPPSSPSMALFKDGKLVHFLERHHIEGRTAEMIADNLQMAFEEFC encoded by the coding sequence ATGTATCCCCCCGAACTCGTCGCCCCCATGAAGTCCGACCTCACCAGCGTCGGCTTCGAGGAGCTCAAGACCCCCGACCAAGTGGACAAGGCGCTGGCCCAGCCCGGCACCGTGCTCTGCGTGGTGAACAGCGTGTGCGGCTGTGCCGCCGGCGCGGCCCGCCCTGGTGTGAAGATGAGCCTGCGCGGCGCCAAGCGCCCGGAGAAGCTCGTCACGGTGTTCGCCGGGGTGGACACCGATGCCACCATGCAGGCGCGCAAGCATTTCCTGCCCTATCCGCCCAGCAGCCCCAGCATGGCGCTGTTCAAGGACGGCAAGCTGGTGCACTTCCTGGAACGCCACCACATCGAGGGCCGCACCGCGGAGATGATCGCGGACAACCTGCAGATGGCCTTCGAGGAGTTCTGCTGA
- a CDS encoding tail fiber domain-containing protein: MDDIVTAWQPGPLSGCPDESNMVGIGMLEPGAKLDVLKTRNTGLAEDIAIRAQNDVAGGTKVAADLINVKEGLQNFGLRSAVDGAYRNWGVSSLTGAGVLNGSVVSGYFFADGEYITQDPIAVWGTAVRDMSGGPGWAAWFDGYGYLSLGPWVTSDATLKQNIEPLGGCLDVVDQLAPKSYEFAAQDHPEMNLPTGYQAGVLAQDLQQVLPHLVREAHRPEVTDSSGNVISASADLLTVNYEGIIPYLIGAIQEQQAQISTLQQDLASCCAAHGVPDQRTMGPGASAGAAEVLRTDLFILPNPVADLTQLRYTVAAPGRTRLEVSDASGKRLEVLEEAVREVGTYTHDWTTTDLAPGTYHCTLYLNDSFVVKKAVKVAR; the protein is encoded by the coding sequence GTGGATGACATCGTGACGGCCTGGCAGCCCGGACCCTTGAGCGGCTGCCCGGACGAGAGCAACATGGTGGGCATCGGCATGTTGGAGCCTGGGGCAAAGTTGGACGTGCTGAAGACCCGCAACACGGGGCTGGCGGAGGACATCGCGATCCGTGCGCAGAACGATGTGGCGGGTGGCACCAAAGTGGCCGCGGACCTCATCAACGTGAAGGAAGGTCTTCAGAACTTCGGCCTTCGGTCGGCGGTGGATGGGGCATACCGCAATTGGGGCGTCTCTTCCTTGACCGGAGCTGGTGTGTTGAACGGATCGGTGGTGTCGGGCTATTTCTTCGCCGATGGGGAGTACATCACGCAGGACCCGATCGCGGTGTGGGGTACGGCCGTCCGGGATATGTCCGGTGGGCCGGGCTGGGCGGCTTGGTTCGATGGCTACGGCTACCTTTCCCTGGGTCCGTGGGTCACGAGCGATGCCACGCTGAAGCAGAACATTGAGCCGTTGGGCGGTTGCCTGGATGTGGTGGACCAGCTGGCCCCCAAGTCGTATGAGTTCGCGGCGCAGGACCACCCGGAGATGAACCTGCCCACCGGCTACCAGGCGGGTGTGCTGGCGCAGGACCTGCAGCAGGTGCTGCCCCATCTGGTGCGCGAAGCGCATCGCCCGGAGGTGACGGACTCCTCTGGGAATGTGATCTCAGCATCGGCTGACCTCCTAACGGTGAATTACGAAGGGATCATTCCGTACCTCATCGGGGCCATCCAGGAGCAACAAGCCCAGATCAGTACCCTTCAACAGGACCTCGCATCGTGCTGCGCCGCCCATGGCGTACCGGATCAGCGCACCATGGGCCCGGGGGCAAGTGCAGGCGCGGCCGAAGTCCTGCGCACCGACCTCTTCATCCTGCCCAACCCGGTGGCGGACCTCACGCAGTTGCGCTACACGGTGGCCGCGCCGGGTCGCACGCGCCTGGAGGTCAGCGACGCCAGCGGCAAGCGGCTGGAGGTGCTGGAGGAGGCCGTGCGGGAGGTGGGCACGTACACCCACGACTGGACCACCACCGACCTAGCGCCGGGCACCTACCACTGTACCCTCTACCTCAACGACAGCTTCGTGGTGAAGAAGGCCGTGAAGGTGGCGCGGTAA
- a CDS encoding uridine kinase — MHRGAYLVGIAGGSGSGKTSLVRALRERLPAGSLCLVSQDDYYRPKHEQLPDANGVLNFDLPGAVDLDALVRDVQLLVAGDTLVRTEYTFNQEGREPRRIEIAPAPVIVVEGLFVLHHEPLRELLDLRVFVEARLDTQLRRRLERDRVERGYGAEEVLYQWEHHVLPAYRNYLEPYRHHCDLHVVNEQALTRALDVLGDHLHRAAERVAPLTLQSL, encoded by the coding sequence ATGCACAGGGGCGCCTACCTGGTGGGGATCGCCGGGGGCAGCGGATCGGGCAAGACAAGCCTGGTGCGCGCCTTGCGCGAGCGGCTCCCCGCCGGCAGCCTCTGCTTGGTGTCCCAGGATGATTACTACCGCCCGAAGCACGAGCAGTTGCCCGACGCGAACGGGGTCCTGAACTTCGATCTGCCCGGCGCGGTGGACCTGGACGCCTTGGTGCGCGATGTGCAACTGCTGGTGGCCGGGGACACCCTGGTGCGGACCGAGTACACCTTCAATCAGGAGGGGCGGGAACCCCGGCGCATCGAGATCGCGCCCGCACCGGTGATCGTCGTGGAAGGCCTGTTCGTGCTGCACCATGAGCCGCTGCGCGAGCTCCTGGACCTGCGCGTGTTCGTGGAGGCACGGCTCGACACCCAACTGCGGCGCCGGTTGGAGCGGGACCGCGTGGAACGGGGCTATGGCGCCGAAGAGGTGCTCTACCAATGGGAGCACCATGTGCTGCCCGCCTACCGCAACTACCTGGAGCCCTACCGCCACCATTGCGATCTGCACGTGGTGAACGAGCAGGCGCTGACCCGGGCGCTCGATGTGCTGGGCGACCACCTGCACCGCGCCGCCGAGCGCGTGGCCCCGCTGACGCTTCAGTCCCTGTAA
- a CDS encoding trypsin-like peptidase domain-containing protein — MNRWMTAQILLLAMLGHGCAGLLRNGTGNTFTVRSIPEGAEVLVDSAVVGRTPYTHTHRGGTSARTDIVLRLDGYEDASFPVEARPNKGALFADAMLFNLPLLVDRKSPYLWSYDEEGRTIVLKRPLNKELEPLTVPLTGVENKVGTAELGRVNGTPIRGDEAPVARELGRTEQLLVPLQQGVRSSWLKMPTARLNTTAGKEAVTKAKVHVRPRITAVNADLKERRDQYSGTLTLSVDWCFYSGLDTDSLLFTHPVTEQHHLHRSRGSDLLEEALQANARSLLEVPGLHDRIDSVRRTGMTLARGALLEVPRPKAIAFEGRRDMLSALVNAVVTVETGKGHGSGFLISNTGHLLTNQHVVENVTEVKVRFAQGFTLQATVVKMNVDQDLALLKAEVTDVPALTIGDDGGLLVGEELFAIGTPLDTELGQSVSRGILSGKRTIEGRELLQTDVSINPGNSGGPLVDTNGHVVGVASAKITGRGLEGLGFGIRTALDMLNIRMVP; from the coding sequence ATGAACCGTTGGATGACCGCGCAGATCCTGCTGCTCGCCATGCTGGGTCATGGCTGCGCCGGATTGCTGCGCAACGGGACCGGGAACACGTTCACCGTTCGTTCCATCCCCGAGGGTGCAGAGGTGCTGGTGGACAGTGCCGTGGTGGGGCGCACTCCGTACACGCATACCCATCGAGGAGGGACCTCCGCGCGAACGGACATCGTTCTCCGGCTCGATGGATACGAGGATGCGTCCTTTCCGGTGGAAGCCAGGCCCAACAAGGGGGCCTTGTTCGCGGATGCGATGCTCTTCAACCTCCCGCTGCTGGTGGACCGGAAGAGCCCGTACCTGTGGAGCTATGACGAGGAGGGGCGGACCATCGTCCTGAAAAGGCCGCTGAACAAAGAGCTGGAACCGCTCACTGTTCCGCTCACCGGCGTGGAGAACAAGGTGGGGACCGCTGAACTGGGCCGGGTGAACGGCACACCGATCCGCGGCGATGAGGCACCGGTGGCCCGGGAACTGGGCCGCACGGAGCAGCTCTTGGTGCCCCTTCAGCAGGGCGTCCGTTCCAGTTGGTTGAAGATGCCCACCGCGCGGCTGAACACCACAGCTGGAAAGGAAGCAGTGACCAAGGCCAAGGTGCACGTACGCCCCCGCATCACGGCCGTGAACGCGGACCTGAAAGAGCGACGCGATCAGTATAGCGGCACCCTGACCCTTTCGGTGGACTGGTGCTTCTATAGTGGGCTCGACACGGACAGCCTGCTTTTCACCCATCCGGTGACGGAGCAGCACCATCTCCATCGGAGCCGCGGCAGCGACCTGCTCGAAGAGGCGCTACAGGCCAACGCGCGCAGCCTGCTGGAGGTCCCCGGGTTGCATGACCGGATCGATTCGGTGCGCCGCACCGGGATGACGCTGGCACGCGGGGCGCTGCTGGAGGTGCCACGGCCCAAGGCGATCGCCTTCGAGGGGCGGCGGGACATGCTCAGCGCCCTGGTGAACGCCGTGGTGACGGTGGAGACCGGCAAAGGCCACGGCAGCGGATTCCTGATCAGCAATACCGGCCACCTCCTCACCAACCAGCATGTGGTGGAGAACGTCACGGAGGTGAAGGTCCGCTTCGCGCAAGGCTTCACCCTGCAGGCCACCGTGGTGAAGATGAACGTGGATCAGGACCTCGCGCTGCTCAAGGCCGAAGTGACCGATGTGCCCGCGCTAACGATCGGTGACGACGGCGGCCTGCTGGTGGGCGAGGAGCTCTTCGCCATCGGCACCCCGCTGGATACCGAACTGGGACAGAGCGTCAGCCGGGGCATCCTCAGCGGCAAGCGCACCATCGAGGGCCGCGAACTGCTGCAGACCGACGTGAGCATCAACCCGGGGAACAGTGGCGGACCCTTGGTGGACACGAACGGCCATGTGGTGGGCGTGGCCAGCGCCAAGATCACCGGGCGCGGGCTGGAGGGCCTGGGCTTCGGCATCCGCACCGCACTGGACATGCTCAACATCCGCATGGTGCCATGA
- the nadD gene encoding nicotinate (nicotinamide) nucleotide adenylyltransferase, whose product MTIACLFGTFDPPHRGHVHIARRVLEVPGIDRVWLVVTPRNPFKVEQAVSPDAHRMAMVRIAVQGVPGVEASDAELGLPPPNYTVDTLREFRTRWPEHQFVLVIGSDNLAQLHRWKDPEAILAHHRVLVFPRPGVELHQGLSGLAGHPVISLLEGPVMDVSSTRIRQALREGRDPGPQLDPSVADHIGRHGLYRD is encoded by the coding sequence ATGACCATCGCCTGCCTCTTCGGCACCTTCGATCCACCGCACCGGGGCCATGTGCACATCGCCCGGCGCGTGCTGGAGGTGCCGGGCATCGATCGGGTATGGCTGGTGGTGACCCCGCGCAATCCGTTCAAGGTGGAGCAGGCGGTGAGCCCGGATGCGCACCGGATGGCCATGGTGCGCATCGCCGTGCAGGGGGTGCCCGGCGTGGAGGCCAGCGATGCCGAGCTGGGCCTGCCGCCGCCCAACTACACGGTCGATACACTGCGCGAGTTCCGCACCCGCTGGCCGGAGCATCAGTTCGTCCTTGTGATCGGCAGCGACAACCTCGCGCAGCTGCACCGGTGGAAGGACCCGGAGGCCATCCTTGCCCACCATCGCGTGCTCGTCTTCCCGCGGCCGGGCGTCGAACTGCACCAAGGCCTGTCCGGGCTTGCCGGGCATCCGGTCATCAGCCTGCTCGAGGGGCCTGTGATGGACGTGAGCAGCACCCGCATCCGGCAGGCGTTGCGTGAGGGACGGGACCCGGGGCCGCAGCTCGACCCTTCGGTGGCCGACCACATCGGCCGGCATGGCCTTTACAGGGACTGA